The following coding sequences are from one Candidatus Babeliales bacterium window:
- the eno gene encoding phosphopyruvate hydratase, whose protein sequence is MTIRDIQAREIFDSRAIPTIECDVILSDGMIVTSSVPSGISCGTNEAIELRDGGDRLMGLGVRKAVRIVEDIIAPVLRDRIPDVITFDLELLELDDTNNKSHLGANTMLAVSSAVCRAQAYKEELELYELIAHLSGYSNVALPCPMFNMLGGGLHADNGVQIQELLIVPTQELSFYDAMETGVSVFYALKEILHTQGKITSSGYEGEFVPSFKDQYEPFDILMEAIDKSNRGDHVMISLDSAASHLYNDATGLYTWYGVEMTSHELIEWYSFLVSRYPIYSIEDGLSEVDWDGWKTMKEVIGSKVKLVGDDLFVTDSQRIWHGIENDCATTALIKPNQIGTITETLQAVQLCKDNNWDVIVSHRSGETNDSFIADLAVGVSASHIKAGGCSRGERLAKYNRLLRIEEGLLTF, encoded by the coding sequence CGTGAAATTTTCGATTCTCGGGCAATTCCAACAATTGAATGTGATGTGATTTTGAGTGACGGCATGATAGTGACCTCATCAGTTCCATCAGGTATTTCATGCGGTACTAATGAGGCGATTGAACTTCGTGATGGTGGTGATCGGTTGATGGGTTTAGGTGTTCGAAAAGCAGTTCGTATTGTTGAAGATATTATAGCACCTGTTTTACGTGATAGAATACCGGATGTAATTACTTTTGACCTTGAGTTACTAGAGTTAGATGATACAAATAATAAATCTCATCTTGGCGCAAATACAATGCTTGCAGTAAGTAGTGCTGTGTGTAGAGCGCAAGCTTATAAAGAGGAACTAGAGTTATATGAATTAATTGCACACCTCTCTGGCTATTCTAATGTCGCTTTACCATGTCCTATGTTTAACATGCTAGGAGGAGGCCTTCACGCAGATAATGGTGTTCAGATACAGGAATTACTTATTGTGCCAACACAAGAACTTTCATTTTATGATGCTATGGAAACAGGAGTATCTGTTTTTTATGCTTTAAAAGAAATTTTACATACCCAAGGAAAAATAACGTCTAGTGGCTATGAAGGGGAATTTGTACCTTCTTTTAAAGATCAATATGAGCCATTTGATATACTTATGGAAGCAATTGATAAATCTAACAGAGGTGATCATGTAATGATATCTCTTGATAGTGCTGCCTCTCATTTATACAATGATGCAACAGGTTTGTATACATGGTATGGAGTTGAAATGACATCACATGAATTGATAGAGTGGTATAGTTTTTTGGTTTCTCGTTATCCAATTTATTCGATTGAGGATGGGTTATCTGAAGTAGATTGGGATGGATGGAAAACAATGAAGGAAGTTATAGGATCAAAGGTTAAGTTGGTAGGCGATGATTTATTTGTTACCGATTCACAACGAATTTGGCATGGTATAGAAAATGATTGTGCAACAACAGCTTTAATTAAACCTAATCAGATCGGCACAATAACAGAAACACTACAAGCTGTTCAATTATGTAAAGATAATAATTGGGATGTTATTGTTTCTCATAGATCAGGCGAGACAAATGATTCATTTATCGCAGATCTTGCTGTTGGTGTTAGTGCCAGTCATATAAAGGCTGGAGGATGTTCTCGCGGTGAACGATTAGCAAAATATAATCGTTTATTGCGAATAGAGGAAGGCTTACTAACTTTTTAA